The window TTTGGATATGCccagtttaaattttttggatATGTTACTTGTAAGTTACtatggggtgtcaacctagttgagatgttcggGTGCACCGTCTCATTTCATTTACTTAATGTAGAGGtttgtttcttgttcaaaagagaaaaaaatggcaGGTTTGGTTTAGTCTTAACCAAGGATAGGAACAAAGTCTCCTCTCtaaagaatttagaaattcTATGGAGTTTCTAACCACACCTTGGAAAATTGAGAGCTAAATGTTCCACTATCACCTTTGACAAGCTTCCCTCCATTTGCTAATGTTTAGCTCTGAAGTCTTTGGTTTGGCATTCTAAGGCATATAGATTTCCTTTGCAACTATATTTCTCCCAGAACTGCTGGTGGTAGCTGCTCTTCTTTTGGCTTGAGGATTTCTTCAGTAGAGGCATTGTGGAAAAATGTTTgactcttttttcctttccatgtAGCAGCAAGGCAGTGAACTTACTTGGGGACAACAAAAATGGGGGCTGGAATCTCAACTTTGGAAGGTGGCTTAGGCTTATATATCAAGTTACAACCGACTGGAAAGCCTTTTACATTATAATCAATAGAAGGATTTTGTAGGATGCGAAGTAGGGTGTTTCTCTTCTTCCCACTCAGGGTTTTTCCTTGGTAAtaacacatttcattttgGGACCCAATGGAGATTCGAAAGTGGGCTCTCTCCCCATAGAAGAGAACCTTATTTAGTCAATTTTGAGTTGCACGAAGAGAATATTTTGCTTGATAGGAGGTATGCTTAATCTCATTTAGTCAGTTTTGAGGTGCACTTCAATCTACTTTATTATCCTATTTGGGATCCTGGGTTAGGTTACTCAATAGTAATACCTTGGAGAAGCTtatgagaaattttttatgagAAGGTATTGAGGAGTGGAAAGATTTTCATTTAGTAAGGTGAGAGGTGATTTGGTTACAAAACCAGTGGATTTTAGGAATTATATACAGGTAACTTAAGTGCCTGAAACAAGGATTTGTTGGCTAATAGTTGTTGGACTTCCCTTGTGAATTTGAAATCTTACGATACAAGGTCAATATGAGCAATTATAGATGACCACTCCCTTTTGGATGGATCTTGGGTGGGTTAAAGGTACTTCCAGTGATCCTTGGGAAGGTATCTCTAAATAGctctatttcttttcccaATTCTGTTCATTGTTCAATCGGTGGTGGgatgaataaaatttttggGAGTATAAATGGTTAAGGTTGCATTTCCTGTAAGAGGACGGCAGGGATTTTGATCATATTCTTTGGATCTATGTTTTTGCACAACAGTGAGGGGTTGGTTCTCCAAGGTGTTTGGCTTATCCTTTGCCAAGCCCAGGGGATCTAGAGATATGATTGAAGCATCCCGTCATCATCCACCCTTTCGCAAGAGGGGAGGTTTCTGTGGCAAGTTGGGgtgtaaatagttttgttGGTTCTTTGATGTGAGACAAATAGAAGAACTTTTAGAGGGCTTGAGAGGACCTCGAATGATGTTTGGTCCTCCATAAGGTTCCATATCTCTCTCTAGATGTCAGTAGCAACTTTTTCtgtattattcttttgaggtcttattttaaacttttacttGATTGAAGCCCCTTTCTAtgttttggttcttttttttattcttttgggctttgtttttgtatgactctgtattctttcattttctctgaatgaaatttcaattattcatataaaaaatgagtttGTATCAAGGCTTAGGATGAAGAACCACTGGGCACAACATATTTTCAGAATTTCCTTACACAAGCTAATAGAATTTTAGGAAATAGAGCCTTCATTTTTTCCCCATTCTTTTCTCAGAAATTCTTAAGAAAGTTATCTGCATTGTAAAATTTCAGGGAGCATGGGTTCTCAAACCACGAAACACAACCCCAAAATATGTTGTACATTTTGTTGGGGGTATATTTGTTGGAGCTGCACCTCAGCTTACATATCGCTTGTTTTTGGAGCGCCTTTCCGAGAAGTGAGGCTTTTAGTTTTACTCTCTGtatgaaatcatttttttctatttaatatttcaatagGTCACATATCTTTTCTATACTTGGATAGCGATGTGTATCTGTCTTTCCGAGTGTTTTGTTCCTTTAACTGGCACCAGAACTTTTTAACATACTTCCTTTTATAGTCCTTTGATCTGTTAAACTTCTTAAAATGGTTATCCAATTTCAGACTAGTTGTGGTACTAtgtttaattgtttgataGACTTTAAGTCCATGATTTTCAGATCTTTGTAGACTATATACTTATAAATAAGAAACGAAGAAGATTTGATCAGACACTATTATGAATCAGGGGTATTTTCATCATTGCAACACCCTATGCCAGTGGATTTGACTATTTCTTAATTGCGGATGAAGTGcagtttaaatttgataggtGTCATCGGGCATTTCTTGACTCAGTgagtttttctgttttcttctttcttctctttctcttatttatgaTGAGAaacattctctttttcattccccccccaaaaaaaatcTCGAAGGGAAAAGTTAATTAGTTAATCATACAGGTACAAGATCTTCCCATTTTTGGTGTTGGCCATTCTCTGGGATCTGTCATCCACCTTTTGATTGGTATCATAACATCTCTTTATTTATGTCATGTCAGGAACTCATTTGGTTTGCAGCAAATTAAATGGGTTAGATTGCTAACTTATCTCTTCATCAGGATCAAGATATGCTGTGGAAAGAAGTGGAAATGTATTGATGGCATTCAATAACAAGGTAATTTTGCCATATATCATATACATGAATTTGGAGTTTGTTGGATAAAGACAAGTCCAATACCAATTTGTCAGGTTTGAGCATTTATTACCACGAAAGGGTAGATATAGCTTCTTTGTCTAGGTCGTCAGAACTAGTGTTTGGGCAATTGCATGAAAACGGAAAGGTTTTGTAGCACCTAAGCACATGGACGAAGTGCATGTTTAAGACGGGAAATAAAGTACACCTTATGTAGAATTTTCCAACAACTAAATTTTATAGCTGATAAAACTGAACCTTACATTGAGGAGAGAAGTATCTGGGACATGATTATGGTGATAActttgataataaaataagagagTCATGCATCTTGTAAAGATTGTgagttttcttcatttttctgaTGTGGGATCCTCAACATGCCCCTTCAAGATAGTGAGTGTCTCTTTGTCACTATTCTTAGGCCGGTTCCCaatttttggttgaaatttcGTTTGTGCTTCTTGGTCCTTGATGCCATACTTGATAAATGTGAGGTTTCCAATTGCCAATAAAAGAGTGAGTTATAAAGATTGTGGtctcttcatcttttcaaTGTAGGATTgtcaacaattttgttttggcAGCATTTTATGTGTACTTTCTACTTTTTTGTTCTGTTTTagaagttttttcttaattggaaaaagaaaagaagagaaaaggcCTTAGCATCAGGGATCAGTAGTGTTAAGGCATCTGATTAAATGtcttaataaaataagtcTATGCTATGccatataaaatttgttatgtgatagcatttttatttattagtatttacattttatgCTGTTAATATGTTAATCAACGTCTTTATGttcattttgttgttattattattattattttaatatagaaaCAACGGGTTACatcgaaaaaaataaataaaagaatacaagaaCATAATGAAAACCAAACCTCCAAAAATTCCTCTAGAAAAAGGGATTCCATCCAAGTATGATGCTACCTAGAAACTGAAGCCCAAAGGCTTGAAATCTCACCAAGAGCAAACATTACCATGGTCCTCCAGGAAAAAAGCTATGAAGCTCTACTCATGTGTTGTGATGTTTCTTTGTTCGTGTCACCATCTTGAATTTTAGAGAATTGACAAAAGTTCTCTGTTCCCAGGAGGCAAGCTCAGCTGTTCCTTTGTTCTCCCCGGTGCTTGTTCCAATGGCTCAAAGCATGGGACCTCTCTTATCACAAATTGCATCATCACCGACTTTTCGTCTAGGGGTAAgacattttatctttttatgaTTCTAGTGATTACCGTGCATGGTTTTTTCAAAGCTTGCTGTTAGAGTTTCCAAATGTAGTTTTGAGATATTTGTTATTCTGAAATTTCATGACTATATTTTGTAGTGGATTAAACACAatcataattttcaattttgcagCAGTTGTAGCATAAACTAACACGAGTTGGGTATTTTCTAGGTTAACCTATTTACTGTTTGCTCTATGGGTCTAAATTCTACAGATTTTggggaaaaaaaggaatgaaattgTACTTACCAATGTGCTGCCCTTGAGACTCTAAAACTATTACATGCTCAATCTATATGAACAGGAGCTCTGAAAATGAATTCGGATTCTAAACATCATCTCATATTAAAATGTAggttaaaagaatttattttctGCTTTATATTTTCATGCATATTCAAATtcgtatgtatgtatataggTTAAAAATGTAGATACATGCATGCATACACACAACACATATATGtacatgtatgtatatacAGGTGTATATGTATGTAGGTGTATgaacatataattttgttgtgaGGTAGGTTTTTAacctataattttttattagtttttaataatggatattgatttttatgagaaaaataagttgttattttaacaaatctgaataatatttgattattagttataatatgtttcatctatttttttaataaacatcatagagaattttatttgctcattttgttttatttgttatagtgtaatttttttgaatGGAAAGAAGACAATTATGTTCAAGATTAACTTGATATAGACTTCAGTATAGTATACAACATATATATCTGTATCAAGATTCATTCATTATGCATTTTAGGGATAACTTTTATGTAtccattaatttaaaatgcaCTTTGGTAATAAATTGGGTGTATATCATTAGTGTACCATGAACTTGGAGATGCATTTTGATAgtaaatcaattatataattggtagatataaaaataaaaccagaatgataaaaaaatatgggaatgatttaaaatacttttcttcacttgaaaagttaaaaagttataGCTAGATTCGCAAATATACGAAATATTTTGCTACCCCTTTGCCAATTCCCTTTTTCTTATCTGAaaataaatacacaaaataTTTGCTACCCATTACCAGTTCCCTATTTGTTTATACAAAAATTGTGGTGtataatttctatttgttttttactatAGGATTTCTGGCTACTTGAGAACTCAAACCTGATGCTTTAGATGGATAATGCTTTCTGATAGAGAATTGGATTATCAGTTTTCTGCACTTCTTGTGTCTTCTATTTATCTTGCTCATTTCCCTTGTCGTTTGGTAGTTTTTATCGAAAATCAAGAATCTCGTCTCTTGTTTTTATGCATCTGCAGGCAGAGATGACAATGAAACAATTAGAAAATCTTAGCCCTCCAATAGTGAAGCAAGTTCTTCCTTTAGTTGAGCAGCTGCCTCCCTTGTACATGGATTTGGTGAGGGGAAGAGAAGATTTTACTCCAAAGCCAGAGGAAACTCGACGAATTGTATGTTCATTGCccacaataacaaaaaaatatttatgcatATTGTTTagttctctattttttttctttagtagTAGGGGTGGCTCTACGAGGACACAAGTATTTTATTTGGCTGCTTCTGATAGTTTACATTTGGTTTTAAGCTGTTTAACTTTATAGCTgggtttttgtgtttttattgttGGATTTTGTGCAATTAATTATCTggcttttatcaaatttgaaaagggCACTGACTTGAACGCTTAAACAAGTTCAGAATTGGATGGATATAGAATAAATTTTGCTGATTGCACAATTACGTTTACCCAAGTATAAGAGTAAATAACGACTTCTCTTTGGGAAAAATTATTAGCATTTCCTGAGATTGCCTAAGTTCTCTGTTAGGCCACCATCAGTACAGGAGGAGCAGAAATGTAACTGTGGAGGGAAGTGTGTTATATTGTGGGAGTGAGGGACGTTGGAAGAATGTTGGGGGAGCGATGACCAACGAGAGTGAGAGAGGAATCTTTTTTGTGTAAGGGAGGGTAGTGTAACGGTGAGGTTGAGagtctttccttttcatctttttgcTAAGTAGTGAATTCTCAAAAAGGGAAAGGGATGTGCTGCCTTAAGGCATTTCCTTGTTCAATAACGTCATATTTGTAAGAGATACCTTACATTCTCTAAAGATGGCAGCTGACTTCTGGCATGgtattattttgagatttctTAAATGATATATGACGTATATCTTGCTGCTTAACTCACTCCCTCTGCAAACTGTTTGGcattattttgtgtttgtgtaGCAATTTTGGTCTTCTCGAGTTTGTGACCAAAGTGTAAATTGCTTGCAAGGTTTTATACTTGCACTGCCTGTGGTCTTCTCGAGCATTTTGTAAATCACTATCACTAAAAGATGGATAGTGATATACCTGCACTGCCTGTCGTCTACAGTTCACAATTAGGGTAAAAGAAATTCGTAGACTCTAGTTGTAGAAATGCTCTTACTTGTTCTTGTGGAATGCTGATCAGGTGAAGTCATACTATGGCATCTCCCGCAATCTTCTCATAAAGTTCAAGGATGATACAATCGATGAAACTTTGATACTAGCTCAGTTGCTTAGCTCGGAGTCTGCAATTAGTTCAATGCTGGACATGTCGACTCGGGCGTTGCCTGGCAATCATGGGCTACCGTTGCAGCAGGTCCTCCATCTCACCCCATTTCATCatctatgaaaaatgaaacactattttcttattattgcCATTACCATTTCCGAAAACATCAAAGATGACAGGATTgagatttgattctttttggttCTCTTATCTTATTTGagattgattaatttttctcctTATTTATAGGGCCTTCCCGACATCCCACCAGCAATGGCGGATGCTGTGAATAGAGGTAGTGAGCTCTTTTCCAATCTAACCGCCGGAACACCTTGGGAAACCGTTGCGAGGGAAGTGGGAAACACATTAGGTGTAGACTCGAAAATTCTCCAAGCTGAAGCATCCAAGGATTTAAACCTGCTTGTGGAAGTGGTAACATCTTGGATGTCTTCAAACATAGGTCCGAAACTTTTGAGGCCATAGATGCTGTCATGGGCTTTCAATTTGCCACCATCCCATATATATGTTCAGTGGATGTGTGATTCTGCATTGCTCAACCCTTCGGTTAATGTTCTTATCTGAATGCAATATTGTTCTCAACGAGCCATACACGCACAACAGCATGGCGAGTCGTAAGTTGTGGCATCTTTGGAGTTTGGACTGATTTTTGCTTCTTTCCATAATGTTCTGTTTCAAGTAGACTTGCTATTGCTGTAACTATAAACACTTCCATTGCCTTCTTGGGATCACTATTTATACAACTTCACagactatatttgtaaatccACCCATTTACTCTTGTGTAattacttcattttttctgtttgtagcaaaaatataatgtatatttctcaatttaagTTTAGTTTCTCACAGGGAATAGGAAATTGAAGGTGGTGTGTTTGAGTGGTGATTACTAGTTCAAGGTAGTTTGGACATGTTCCTCTGCgtttcctttttatatatatagaagaacCAGAAGCATAAGTATTTTGTAATCGACCATGTTTTCTGCTTTCCTTCTTTAGAAACGTTTCTAAAAGTGGTAGAAATctatactatatataatttataataagtGTGAAATGACTAGTTTtacatctttattttattggtacaacttttcataatttttatttcattcttgGTCGCAACTATTTAGGTCAAAGTGGTTATACATTCTTTGATGTATGAGTGTAGAGCGATtctaaaaatggaaataatttttcattcacaaGGTTGCCAAGAAAGCTGGATGTTTTAGATTAGGGAAAGAATTggtataataatttttctaattggTTCACTTCCCTTGGTGGAAAATATATTAGGTTCTTTCGGTTGCTCTTCAGATTTTGTGAGTATTATCTTTCAAAGAGAAGATAAAAACACGTTGAAAGTGAGAGATATAATACATTTTGGTTAATGTGTTCGTTAACTTGTTCAttgacatctttttttttaaaaaaaatgaaatctataaatcaaacaactaaACCGACAACAAGAGTTTTGTCATAAAGAATCGAGGAGACAGCAAAGGGAATATTATccttcaaaaaacaaaacaagaaagaggaagaataAACCAAGTTCACAAAAGAGTTCCAAACAGAAGAAACCGTCAACCTGACTAGTGAGTGTGCAACCATATTACAAGCTTTagaacatttagaaaaaaacacttaatcAAGTTGACATCTTTGACTAGTTGAACTATATCGAATTTGAGATTAACACcgaataatttattttagaacaCATATTTCGAGTTAAAATGAATagataatattgattaaagaAAGGTAAATCTATAGGAAATGGTAAAAATGATTGATACATTGTGATAACTTGCCATATTTTGATTATGAGAATCTATTGTTGATAGATTGAGACAATTTgctatttgtaaatatttgttttaaagattaaaaatattaatgcaattgtttttttagaggATGAATgcaacatttaaaagtttaagattgTTTTTTTACGTGAGCTAGCGAACTATTTTCAagataaacaatttttatttttatttttataagctATGAGTATTgagaaaactttaaaaaaattcagtCCAATTACATTTTTCATCCAAATTTAAGATCGTgtgtgaaatatatattttcaagtgtttaatttaaaaaataagtagcaaccttctaaaaaaacttttgaagtgtattttaaataattttttttaagtaaaaaaagtttaaacaaaaatgaattttttttttcattttcaaatatatataaaatataataaaattttatattatttgatagatGCTACCTTCATAGTATATTGGTAATAGAATTGAAGTGCCTTCAACTATATGAGTTATTGAATCTAAGGACTTATTTGGAAGTTAATTTGGTGGTTTGGaagttaatttgaattatgtttcatgtttttttagatgtgataaaattctatttcttaaaacaattttcaaattcgaTAATCCAagtaaattctaaattttttttatgttttaattccaaaattttaattttacattttaaagagTTACTGGttacatagaaaaatatttagaaacataatatgttatattataaattcaattagtgttttttaatataatacatattatgtaatgtattataaattatgtaataattacaaatttgatacCTATATCTTGAAATAggttataattaaatttagtccTTGGTTCCATAAAATCATGTAAAATAGTGactacaaaattgttaaaaagagTATATgaagttttctaaaaaacgATAGGTTAAATTCTaagctttttaatttttctcgaAAGTCAATCGAAGGGTCATAGGTAAgattcataaacaaaattccATTGCTTGTTTAACTTAGCAGTTAGCATCGGGAGAAAAAGGCGATTGGCATTTGGGAAGGGTCCGGGTTCGTTCATCAGAAGAAGTTCAGTGACGAAAAACAAGCGACACAGGTTGGAAATGGCTTGGAGAGGAAAGCTATCCAAGAATTTGAAGGAGCTTCGGATCTTACTCTGCCAATCATCTCCTTCAAGCGCCCCCGCTAGGTATTCCCTTTCTAATCTCTCTTTTACGCTTTATGATCCTTTCTAAATCTACAAAATCCTGCTCCTTCCACACCTTTTCACACATCCTTTGATTAACATGGTTTTGGCTCTCACAGGgcttttgttgaaaaaaattacaaggACCTCAAGACTTTGAATCCTAAATTTCCAATATTGATCCGCGAATGCAGTGGAATCGAGCCCCAATTATGGGCTAGATATGGTACTTCCTTGCCCTCTACTCCCCAAATGATTTCATTTCTAGGTTTCGAGATTTTATGCTTTCCTTGCTGCTATACTTCAATTGGTTGATAGGCGTAATTGGTGATGTTAACTAATCTGCTGGGTCGTCCTTCTTTGAAATTGATTCTTACTTTCTTCATCTATTAGTGATCGAAAATACTCTTTCCATGGTAGATAGTCAGGTCATGGTATTTTGAAGTCTCCATTTCCAGGGATGTTGTAGATGCCCATCTAAACGAATTTGTtctatgtttattttgttaagctttgcagttttctttttattttcttctgtGAACTGTGAAATTTGACCCGTCCTGTAGTTTCTCgagtaaattaaaaatcaacgGGTTCTATTCCCACGCTGACATCTTCGTTTTACATTCAAAAATGAAGGATAAATTAGTAGCACGAGA of the Cucumis sativus cultivar 9930 chromosome 3, Cucumber_9930_V3, whole genome shotgun sequence genome contains:
- the LOC101208391 gene encoding uncharacterized protein LOC101208391, which translates into the protein MASLLKPTHTHRHPHSHPVLHHQSLRYHKFKLPIALTGRQSRHQFIRRTRIKCNYQDSGNEQPPPSTSTALQLYSDIERLLTETVRQSQEAWGGLKDWTEVEGAWVLKPRNTTPKYVVHFVGGIFVGAAPQLTYRLFLERLSEKGIFIIATPYASGFDYFLIADEVQFKFDRCHRAFLDSVQDLPIFGVGHSLGSVIHLLIGSRYAVERSGNVLMAFNNKEASSAVPLFSPVLVPMAQSMGPLLSQIASSPTFRLGAEMTMKQLENLSPPIVKQVLPLVEQLPPLYMDLVRGREDFTPKPEETRRIVKSYYGISRNLLIKFKDDTIDETLILAQLLSSESAISSMLDMSTRALPGNHGLPLQQGLPDIPPAMADAVNRGSELFSNLTAGTPWETVAREVGNTLGVDSKILQAEASKDLNLLVEVVTSWMSSNIGPKLLRP
- the LOC101208633 gene encoding NADH dehydrogenase [ubiquinone] 1 alpha subcomplex subunit 2, translating into MAWRGKLSKNLKELRILLCQSSPSSAPARAFVEKNYKDLKTLNPKFPILIRECSGIEPQLWARYDMGIERVARLEGLSEAQISKALEDLVKVGAS